One Novosphingobium sp. G106 DNA segment encodes these proteins:
- a CDS encoding ATP-binding protein gives MHRPTPQPTGQPTGPPSARVAIKRQRIVGTRRTYNQWVNDQTLEDYALRFTAARARVWSPAWVGNTALGSIAFLACEAIGATVTISHGFTAMAWALAAAALIFLIAGVPICYYGARYGVDMDLLTRGSGFGYLGSTITSAVYASFTFILFAIEAVILSAALQLCFGIPLALGHLISALIVIPIAAYGFNRISRWQNWTQPLWLLLQVAPLFYLANQGSPGLALWQGYAGTTSATSLLSFGVALAVFLSLLPQIGEQVDYLRFLPEKETVGTRRWWSALLLTGPGWILLGALKILIGSFLAVVALGAGMSMADASNPTALYFMTFSGIVGTPAGAIALTGVFVALCQIKINVTNAYAGSIASSNFFSRLTHRHPGRVVWLVFNTMIALMLMEGGIQTVVERVLALYSNFAVAWFGAVVADLMVNKPLGFSPKGIEFRRAYLHDINPVGVGAMLGSLLCSTLCFAGLFGSVAQVFSPLIGLVVAFALSPAIAWATKGKYYLARPSDDLYGILDAKGECACSVCENSFEAPDMAICPVYEGAICSLCCTLEARCHDACKDRPQSIEQLARGVRRLMPSRLTHELYVRILRFLIAYAVAGLIIGAVLLLIFYQRLGSGDDAETLAAVLGSAFVGLMAASGFAVWFFVLGRESHRAAEDESERQTAMLLDEIEAHARTDAELQRAKDAAEAANLAKSRYIIGMSHEIRTPLNAISGYAQLLERNPERPLADAIRVIRRSSTHLADLVDGLVDVSRIENGSVRLSRDRVNLVDLMDQIVDMFRMQAATRGIEFEHTRPVGLPATIFTDQKRLRQILINLVSNAIKYTPAGSAALHIHWRNPVAEFIVQDTGVGIDPASIDRIFEPFERLEIVRGQPGVGLGLTITRMLVDIMGGQLTVESQPGVGSTFRVKMFLSEEVLPDDARLPAAALPRTNLPRRRVLVVDDDQAHLDLIRDVLAPHNLELDCAANGEAGLAAFSASPPDLVIMDVAMPGMDGWQAARRLREEHGDAVPILMVSANVHDFQRARRPDDPHDDFLLKPYEVDALIDRIFLLLDIEASGTEIGTP, from the coding sequence ATGCACCGACCCACGCCTCAACCCACTGGCCAGCCGACCGGTCCGCCGAGCGCCCGCGTCGCGATCAAGCGGCAGCGGATCGTCGGTACGCGGCGAACCTACAACCAGTGGGTCAATGACCAGACGCTCGAAGACTATGCGCTGCGCTTCACCGCGGCGCGCGCGCGCGTCTGGTCGCCTGCCTGGGTTGGGAACACCGCGCTGGGCTCGATCGCGTTCCTCGCCTGCGAGGCAATCGGCGCGACGGTGACGATCTCCCACGGCTTCACCGCCATGGCCTGGGCTCTGGCCGCCGCCGCACTGATCTTCCTCATCGCCGGTGTGCCGATCTGCTATTACGGCGCGCGCTATGGCGTCGACATGGACCTGCTGACACGGGGTAGCGGTTTCGGCTACCTCGGCTCGACGATCACCTCCGCGGTCTATGCCTCGTTCACTTTCATCCTCTTCGCCATCGAGGCGGTCATCCTCTCGGCCGCGCTGCAACTTTGCTTCGGCATACCGCTGGCCCTGGGCCATCTGATCAGCGCGCTAATCGTCATCCCGATCGCTGCCTATGGCTTTAACCGGATCAGCCGATGGCAGAACTGGACTCAGCCGTTGTGGCTGCTGCTGCAGGTCGCGCCGCTGTTCTATCTGGCAAACCAGGGCAGCCCTGGTCTGGCGCTATGGCAGGGCTATGCCGGCACTACATCCGCGACCTCGCTACTGAGCTTCGGCGTGGCGCTTGCCGTGTTCCTCTCGCTGCTGCCACAGATCGGCGAACAAGTGGACTACCTGCGCTTTCTGCCTGAGAAGGAGACGGTCGGTACCCGGCGCTGGTGGTCTGCCTTGCTCCTGACAGGGCCGGGCTGGATCCTGTTGGGCGCCCTCAAGATCCTGATCGGCTCGTTCCTCGCCGTCGTCGCGCTGGGCGCTGGAATGAGCATGGCGGACGCGTCCAATCCCACCGCGCTCTACTTCATGACTTTTTCCGGGATCGTGGGCACGCCTGCCGGCGCCATCGCGCTGACCGGTGTCTTCGTGGCGCTCTGTCAGATCAAGATCAACGTCACCAACGCCTATGCCGGCTCGATCGCCAGCTCGAACTTCTTTTCGCGCCTGACCCACCGACACCCGGGCCGTGTCGTCTGGCTGGTGTTCAACACGATGATCGCGCTGATGCTCATGGAAGGCGGCATCCAGACCGTGGTCGAGCGCGTGCTGGCGCTCTACAGCAATTTCGCCGTCGCCTGGTTCGGTGCGGTGGTGGCAGATCTCATGGTCAATAAGCCGCTCGGCTTCAGTCCCAAGGGCATCGAATTCCGCCGTGCCTACCTCCACGACATCAATCCGGTGGGCGTTGGCGCGATGCTGGGCTCACTGCTTTGCTCAACCTTGTGCTTTGCCGGGCTGTTCGGATCTGTGGCGCAGGTGTTTTCGCCGCTTATCGGGCTTGTCGTCGCCTTTGCTCTCAGCCCCGCGATCGCCTGGGCGACCAAAGGCAAGTACTATCTCGCCCGCCCGTCGGACGACTTGTACGGCATTCTGGATGCCAAGGGCGAATGCGCCTGCTCGGTCTGCGAGAACAGCTTCGAAGCTCCCGACATGGCGATCTGCCCGGTCTATGAAGGGGCGATCTGCTCGCTTTGCTGTACGCTCGAAGCGCGCTGTCACGACGCCTGCAAAGACCGGCCGCAGTCTATCGAGCAGCTTGCGCGCGGCGTCCGCCGGCTGATGCCCTCGCGGCTGACGCACGAGCTTTACGTCCGTATCCTGCGTTTCCTCATCGCCTATGCCGTCGCCGGACTGATCATCGGCGCAGTTCTGCTGCTGATCTTCTACCAACGGCTTGGGTCGGGCGACGATGCCGAGACGCTGGCGGCGGTGCTGGGCTCGGCCTTCGTCGGGCTCATGGCTGCGAGCGGCTTCGCCGTCTGGTTCTTCGTGCTCGGCCGCGAAAGCCACCGCGCCGCCGAAGACGAATCGGAACGCCAGACTGCGATGCTGCTGGACGAGATCGAGGCCCACGCCCGCACCGATGCAGAACTGCAGCGCGCCAAGGACGCGGCCGAAGCCGCAAACCTCGCCAAGAGCCGCTACATCATCGGCATGAGCCACGAGATCCGCACGCCGCTCAACGCGATCTCGGGCTATGCCCAGTTGCTCGAGCGCAATCCCGAGCGCCCTCTGGCCGACGCGATCCGGGTGATCCGCCGCAGTTCTACCCACCTCGCCGACCTGGTCGACGGACTGGTCGACGTGTCGCGGATCGAGAACGGTTCAGTGCGGCTCTCGCGCGACCGGGTAAACCTCGTCGACCTGATGGACCAGATCGTCGACATGTTCCGCATGCAGGCCGCGACACGCGGAATCGAGTTCGAGCACACGCGGCCAGTGGGCCTCCCCGCGACGATCTTCACCGACCAGAAGCGGCTAAGGCAGATCCTGATCAACCTTGTCTCGAACGCGATCAAGTATACGCCGGCGGGCTCTGCGGCGCTCCACATCCACTGGCGCAATCCCGTGGCCGAGTTCATCGTCCAGGATACCGGCGTCGGCATCGATCCGGCCAGCATCGACCGCATATTCGAGCCGTTCGAGCGGCTGGAGATCGTGCGCGGGCAGCCCGGCGTTGGGCTCGGCCTTACCATCACACGCATGCTGGTCGACATCATGGGCGGGCAGCTGACCGTGGAAAGCCAGCCGGGCGTCGGCAGCACATTCCGGGTCAAGATGTTCCTGTCCGAGGAAGTGCTGCCCGATGACGCACGGTTGCCGGCCGCCGCCTTGCCGCGAACCAACCTGCCGCGCCGCCGCGTGCTCGTGGTGGACGACGACCAGGCGCACCTCGATCTGATCCGCGATGTCCTGGCGCCGCACAACCTCGAGCTCGACTGCGCGGCAAACGGCGAGGCGGGACTTGCTGCATTTAGCGCCAGCCCGCCCGATCTCGTCATCATGGACGTCGCCATGCCGGGAATGGACGGTTGGCAGGCGGCGCGCCGGCTGCGCGAGGAACACGGCGATGCGGTACCGATCCTGATGGTTTCGGCCAATGTCCACGATTTCCAGCGCGCCCGCCGCCCGGACGATCCGCACGACGATTTTCTGCTGAAACCCTACGAAGTAGATGCGCTGATCGACCGGATATTCCTGCTGCTCGACATCGAAGCCAGCGGGACAGAGATCGGCACGCCATGA
- the istA gene encoding IS21 family transposase — protein sequence MIRLGEAMMILELHRQGLSVTAIARRTGRDPKTIRKYIERGVEVPAYGPRQLGRPCKIAPYMEFLRERVTAFPELTASRLTREIREMGYAGAYTAVKRYLAAIRPEHDPKPYEVRFETKAGVQGQVDFARFVVEFTDEPGVVRIVWLFSLVLGYSRFLFARYVLHQDLQTLLRCHMQAFEALGGVPIEILYDRMKTAVTGEDDQGHIVYNTSLLALAKHYRFQPRACRPYRAKTKGKVERPFRYIREDFFLGRSFRNMEDLNVQLIDWLDTVANARVHGTTQRVVAEALAEEQGELQRLPDHRFNAVLKLERRVTHDGFVAVGGNFYSVPDRTRRLVEIEQLPDLVRIIDRGIVVAEHPVLEGRRQYRIDRRHRTGRPQPRTPERPMTMIGRIGDHVPLRSLAVYEAIGASLAMEGRP from the coding sequence ATGATCCGACTTGGAGAAGCCATGATGATACTGGAGCTGCACCGGCAGGGGCTGTCGGTGACCGCCATCGCCCGTCGGACGGGCCGCGATCCCAAGACCATTCGCAAATACATCGAGCGCGGCGTCGAGGTGCCGGCGTACGGCCCGCGCCAGTTGGGGCGTCCGTGCAAGATCGCGCCGTACATGGAGTTCCTGCGCGAGCGGGTCACCGCGTTTCCCGAACTCACGGCCTCGCGGCTGACCCGCGAGATCCGGGAGATGGGCTACGCCGGCGCCTATACCGCCGTGAAGCGATACCTCGCCGCGATCCGGCCCGAGCACGATCCCAAGCCCTACGAGGTCCGCTTCGAGACCAAGGCCGGTGTGCAGGGCCAGGTCGACTTCGCCCGCTTCGTCGTCGAGTTCACCGACGAGCCGGGGGTGGTGCGCATCGTCTGGTTGTTCAGCCTGGTGCTGGGCTACTCGCGGTTCCTGTTTGCCCGCTATGTGCTGCACCAGGACCTGCAGACGCTGCTGCGCTGTCACATGCAGGCCTTCGAGGCGCTGGGCGGCGTGCCGATCGAGATCCTCTACGACCGCATGAAGACGGCGGTGACCGGCGAGGATGATCAGGGCCACATTGTCTACAACACCTCGCTGCTGGCGCTGGCGAAGCATTACCGCTTCCAGCCCAGGGCCTGCCGTCCCTATCGCGCAAAAACGAAGGGCAAGGTTGAGCGGCCCTTCCGCTATATCCGCGAGGACTTCTTCCTGGGGCGATCCTTCCGCAACATGGAGGACCTCAATGTCCAGCTCATCGACTGGCTCGATACGGTCGCCAATGCACGCGTGCACGGGACGACCCAACGCGTGGTGGCCGAGGCCCTAGCCGAGGAACAGGGGGAACTTCAGCGGCTCCCCGACCATCGCTTCAACGCCGTCCTGAAGCTCGAGCGGCGGGTTACCCATGATGGCTTCGTCGCGGTTGGCGGCAACTTCTACAGCGTGCCCGACCGGACCCGCCGGCTCGTCGAGATCGAGCAGCTGCCGGATCTGGTGCGCATCATCGACCGCGGCATCGTCGTCGCCGAGCATCCCGTGCTCGAAGGGCGCCGGCAATATCGTATCGACCGGCGCCATCGCACCGGACGGCCGCAGCCGCGAACGCCGGAGAGGCCCATGACAATGATCGGCCGGATCGGCGACCATGTGCCACTGCGTTCGCTGGCGGTCTATGAGGCGATCGGCGCGAGCCTGGCGATGGAGGGGCGGCCATGA
- a CDS encoding DUF4142 domain-containing protein — MKYPVLIAVSLVALSLGGCGKKEEAVPAAVASDSMSTEAPPAAAMSPGQTFANAAAASDAFEIESSQLAESKATSPKVKNFAAQMIKAHTDSTAKLKTAAGSASPAIVPDTAFSDAQRQALSDLGAKTGANFDGAYAKAQVDAHQATLDAVKAYSANGDVPSLKAFATGLVPVVTAHLNMAKGL, encoded by the coding sequence ATGAAATATCCGGTATTGATCGCCGTCTCGCTCGTCGCGCTCAGCCTCGGCGGCTGCGGCAAGAAGGAGGAAGCCGTGCCGGCTGCTGTCGCCTCGGACAGCATGTCGACAGAAGCGCCACCGGCTGCAGCGATGAGCCCCGGCCAGACTTTCGCCAATGCCGCTGCCGCCAGCGATGCTTTCGAGATCGAATCCTCGCAGCTGGCCGAGAGCAAGGCGACTTCGCCGAAGGTGAAGAACTTCGCCGCGCAGATGATCAAGGCGCACACCGACTCGACCGCCAAGCTCAAGACCGCGGCGGGCTCGGCTTCGCCGGCGATCGTGCCCGACACCGCGTTCAGCGATGCACAGCGCCAGGCGCTGTCCGATCTCGGCGCCAAGACCGGCGCCAATTTCGACGGCGCCTATGCCAAGGCCCAGGTCGACGCCCACCAGGCGACGCTCGACGCGGTGAAGGCCTATTCCGCGAACGGCGACGTGCCCTCGCTCAAGGCTTTCGCGACCGGACTGGTGCCCGTCGTCACGGCCCACCTCAACATGGCCAAGGGCCTCTGA
- a CDS encoding transposase — MGQITVFSGPERRRRWSDEERLEILSEAFAPGACVAEVARRRDVSTALVYTWRRKLRDAHSEPELDDLAAPGFAAAVMIEDAEGPHAGVQPAIVIDLARGKRISIFASASPALVASALKALR, encoded by the coding sequence ATGGGTCAGATCACGGTGTTTTCCGGGCCGGAGCGGCGCCGCCGTTGGAGCGACGAGGAACGGCTGGAGATCCTGAGCGAGGCCTTCGCGCCCGGGGCCTGCGTCGCCGAGGTCGCACGGCGACGTGATGTGTCGACCGCGCTGGTCTACACGTGGAGGCGTAAGCTGCGCGATGCTCACTCCGAGCCCGAGCTGGACGATCTGGCGGCTCCCGGTTTCGCCGCGGCCGTGATGATCGAGGATGCGGAGGGCCCGCACGCGGGTGTGCAACCGGCGATCGTCATCGACCTGGCGCGCGGCAAGCGGATCAGCATCTTTGCTTCGGCTTCGCCGGCGCTGGTGGCCTCAGCGTTGAAGGCGCTGCGATGA
- the tnpB gene encoding IS66 family insertion sequence element accessory protein TnpB (TnpB, as the term is used for proteins encoded by IS66 family insertion elements, is considered an accessory protein, since TnpC, encoded by a neighboring gene, is a DDE family transposase.): protein MIPSGARVWIAMGHTDMRKGMQGLALLVQQGLKRDPHGGDLFVFRGRAGSLVKLIWHDGIGMSLYAKRLEKGRFVWPSAKDGMVSLTASQLACLLDGIDWRNPQYSWRPQSAG from the coding sequence ATGATCCCTTCGGGTGCGCGGGTGTGGATTGCGATGGGGCACACGGATATGCGCAAGGGGATGCAGGGACTGGCCTTGCTGGTCCAACAGGGCCTCAAGCGCGATCCCCATGGCGGCGATCTGTTCGTGTTCCGCGGGCGCGCCGGATCTCTGGTGAAGCTGATCTGGCACGATGGGATCGGCATGTCGCTCTACGCCAAGCGGCTCGAGAAGGGACGCTTCGTCTGGCCTTCGGCGAAGGACGGGATGGTGTCGCTGACAGCCTCGCAACTCGCCTGCCTGCTCGACGGGATCGACTGGCGGAACCCGCAGTATTCCTGGCGTCCGCAGAGCGCCGGATAA
- the xth gene encoding exodeoxyribonuclease III, producing the protein MRIASYNVNGVNGRLDVLLRWLALAEPEVVCLQELKAPQASFPDGAIRDAGYDAIWHGQNRWNGVAILSRVGAIQETRRGLPGDPSDAQSRYIEAAVNGVLIACLYLPNGNPRPGPKFDYKLGWFERLSEHLASLASLDAAVIVAGDFNVMPTDLDVYAPERWQDDALFAPEMRDAYARLLKQGWTDALRKLHPNEAIYTFWKYWRQSFERDAGLRIDHILLNAKAAAMLVRADVDRRPRGWEKTSDHAPVWIELGRVARREP; encoded by the coding sequence ATGCGGATCGCAAGTTACAACGTGAACGGCGTCAACGGGCGGCTCGACGTTCTCCTGCGCTGGCTTGCGCTCGCAGAGCCGGAGGTCGTCTGCCTGCAGGAGTTGAAGGCACCGCAGGCAAGCTTTCCGGACGGCGCCATTCGCGATGCCGGCTACGACGCTATCTGGCATGGCCAGAACCGCTGGAACGGCGTCGCGATCCTCAGCCGCGTCGGCGCTATCCAAGAGACGCGCCGCGGTCTTCCCGGGGATCCGAGCGATGCGCAGAGCCGCTATATCGAGGCGGCCGTGAACGGCGTGCTCATCGCCTGTCTCTATCTCCCCAACGGCAATCCGCGGCCGGGACCAAAATTCGACTACAAGCTAGGCTGGTTCGAGCGCTTGAGCGAACATCTCGCCAGCCTCGCTTCGCTGGATGCGGCGGTGATCGTCGCCGGCGACTTCAATGTGATGCCGACCGATCTTGACGTCTATGCGCCCGAGCGCTGGCAAGACGACGCGCTGTTCGCGCCCGAAATGCGCGATGCCTATGCCAGGCTCCTCAAACAGGGCTGGACGGACGCGCTGCGCAAGCTTCACCCGAACGAGGCGATCTACACATTCTGGAAGTACTGGAGGCAATCGTTCGAGAGGGATGCGGGCCTCAGGATCGATCATATCCTGCTCAACGCCAAGGCCGCGGCGATGCTCGTCAGGGCCGACGTCGATCGACGACCGCGCGGATGGGAGAAGACCAGCGATCACGCGCCGGTATGGATCGAACTCGGAAGAGTTGCGCGGCGGGAACCCTAA
- a CDS encoding DUF3597 family protein, with protein MSIFGNILNKIFHHDTAKAATPEAAPAPQAAPAAPAPAAEPAAPPPTAVDVGAVLEAMASMKSDHGGNYQSSIVDLLKLLDLDSSLPARKELADELGVHAGADGSAEQNIALHKTVMEKLAVSGGVVPDSLRS; from the coding sequence ATGAGCATCTTCGGCAATATCCTGAACAAGATCTTCCACCACGACACGGCCAAGGCGGCCACGCCCGAAGCGGCGCCAGCGCCACAGGCCGCCCCCGCCGCCCCGGCTCCGGCGGCCGAACCTGCCGCGCCGCCGCCAACAGCAGTTGACGTCGGCGCGGTGCTCGAAGCCATGGCCTCAATGAAAAGCGACCACGGCGGCAATTACCAGAGCTCGATCGTCGACCTGCTCAAGCTGCTCGATCTCGATTCAAGCCTCCCGGCGCGCAAGGAGCTGGCGGACGAGCTCGGAGTCCACGCCGGCGCGGACGGATCGGCCGAGCAGAACATCGCACTCCACAAGACAGTGATGGAAAAGCTCGCGGTGAGCGGCGGTGTGGTTCCGGACAGCCTGAGAAGCTGA
- the istB gene encoding IS21-like element helper ATPase IstB, which yields MNGAAPSSRVDSIRRSLVMLKMPRALEILDATLRRIEQGQIDGIEALDELLGEELSLRENRRIKAALRMARLPVVKTLAGYDFSFQPSLDKNRILALAGLDFIERAEVVHLLGPPGTGKSHIATALAVEAVRAGKAVYFIPLADLIAQLAKAEREGTLREKIRFLTRASLLVVDEIGYLPVTPGGANLFFQLVNARYEKGAMILTSNRGFAEWGEVFGDPVVATALLDRLLHHAVVIQIEGSSYRMREHAALVPENVRNGAPFNPHPPKRRGRPPMKGKPDHEYG from the coding sequence ATGAACGGTGCGGCACCATCCTCGCGCGTCGACTCCATCCGCCGCAGCCTCGTCATGCTCAAGATGCCGCGCGCACTCGAGATCCTCGATGCCACCCTGCGGCGCATCGAGCAGGGTCAGATCGATGGCATCGAAGCGCTTGATGAGCTGCTGGGCGAAGAGCTCTCGCTGCGCGAGAACCGCCGGATCAAGGCTGCCCTGCGCATGGCGCGGCTCCCTGTGGTCAAGACCCTGGCCGGCTACGACTTCTCCTTCCAGCCATCGCTCGATAAGAACCGCATCCTGGCGCTCGCCGGCCTCGACTTTATCGAACGAGCCGAGGTCGTCCATCTGCTCGGCCCTCCCGGCACCGGCAAAAGCCACATCGCTACAGCACTTGCCGTCGAGGCCGTCCGCGCCGGCAAAGCAGTCTACTTCATCCCGCTCGCCGATCTGATCGCGCAGCTTGCCAAAGCCGAGCGTGAAGGCACACTGAGGGAGAAGATCCGCTTCCTCACCAGGGCATCGCTGCTGGTCGTCGACGAGATCGGTTACCTGCCGGTCACGCCCGGCGGCGCCAACCTGTTCTTCCAGCTCGTCAACGCCCGCTACGAAAAGGGCGCCATGATCCTCACTTCCAATCGCGGCTTCGCCGAATGGGGAGAGGTCTTCGGCGATCCTGTCGTCGCCACCGCGCTGCTCGACAGGCTGCTGCACCACGCCGTCGTCATCCAGATCGAAGGCTCCAGCTACCGCATGCGTGAGCACGCGGCGCTCGTGCCCGAAAACGTCCGCAACGGCGCCCCGTTCAATCCGCACCCGCCAAAGCGCCGCGGGCGACCACCGATGAAAGGAAAGCCCGATCACGAATACGGCTGA
- a CDS encoding response regulator, whose protein sequence is MTARILIVDDDTATLSMLSDFVEAEGYLSEIAVNGEEALLLLGAVSPDIILLDAVMPGLDGFETCRLIKGREGAAHVPVIFMTGLSETAHVVQGLEAGGVDYVTKPLALDALAARIRVHLGNARTTRSALTALDSAGTRLLSCDDSGKIGWATPEAQRLLDELDLAAVEAMRDLLREMALSDAPATDDSQPTFDCGGQRFLVTLLGPAAPGEHLFKLTRSTRGIEPQLLQQAFGLTPREADVLLWTARGKSNKDMSEILNISARTVNKHLEQIFIKIGIENRASATAAAAQVIFRSQ, encoded by the coding sequence ATGACTGCGCGCATCCTTATCGTCGATGACGATACCGCCACACTCTCCATGCTGAGCGATTTCGTGGAAGCCGAAGGATACCTGTCGGAAATCGCCGTAAACGGCGAGGAAGCACTGCTGCTGCTGGGTGCGGTCTCGCCAGACATCATCCTGCTCGACGCCGTAATGCCCGGGCTCGATGGTTTCGAGACCTGCCGACTGATCAAGGGCCGAGAGGGCGCCGCGCACGTTCCCGTGATCTTCATGACCGGCTTGTCAGAGACTGCGCATGTCGTTCAGGGCCTCGAAGCAGGCGGGGTCGACTATGTCACCAAGCCGCTAGCGCTCGATGCGCTGGCAGCAAGAATCCGGGTTCATCTCGGCAATGCGCGTACCACCCGCAGCGCGCTGACTGCGCTCGACAGCGCCGGTACGCGGCTGCTTTCTTGCGACGATTCCGGCAAGATCGGCTGGGCCACACCAGAGGCCCAGCGCCTGCTCGATGAACTGGATCTCGCCGCGGTCGAGGCCATGCGTGACTTGCTGCGCGAAATGGCACTGTCGGACGCCCCTGCGACGGACGACTCCCAGCCGACCTTTGATTGCGGCGGCCAGCGTTTCCTGGTGACACTGCTCGGGCCTGCCGCACCGGGCGAGCATCTCTTCAAGCTCACCCGCTCGACGCGGGGAATAGAACCACAACTGCTTCAGCAAGCATTCGGCCTCACCCCGCGCGAAGCCGACGTGCTGTTGTGGACAGCGCGGGGTAAGTCCAACAAGGACATGAGCGAAATACTCAACATCAGCGCTCGAACCGTGAACAAGCATCTCGAGCAGATCTTCATCAAGATCGGCATCGAGAATCGCGCTTCCGCAACGGCGGCCGCAGCGCAGGTTATATTCCGCTCTCAATAA
- a CDS encoding PA2169 family four-helix-bundle protein, which yields MTTITKDVSILNSLIATLLDSIDGYQKSAGDIENKALADKFTARARERQSAVTKLQAAVASAGGNPEDDGTLLAGAHRAFISLKEAVSGKDDKAIVAEIERGEDHLKEKFEKALADTDLSPAGRAAADEAWQSVRAGHDEMSALKHSMGA from the coding sequence ATGACCACAATCACCAAAGACGTATCGATCCTCAACTCCCTCATTGCCACCCTTCTCGATAGCATCGACGGTTATCAGAAATCGGCCGGTGACATCGAAAACAAGGCGCTCGCCGACAAGTTCACCGCTCGTGCGCGCGAACGGCAGTCCGCCGTAACGAAGCTGCAAGCCGCAGTCGCTTCTGCGGGCGGCAATCCGGAAGATGACGGTACACTCCTCGCCGGTGCCCACCGAGCGTTTATCAGTCTGAAGGAGGCAGTTTCGGGAAAGGACGATAAGGCAATCGTCGCAGAGATCGAACGCGGCGAAGACCATCTGAAAGAAAAGTTCGAGAAGGCATTGGCAGATACAGATCTTTCGCCCGCTGGCCGGGCTGCGGCTGACGAAGCGTGGCAATCGGTGCGTGCCGGACACGATGAGATGAGCGCTCTGAAGCATTCCATGGGCGCGTGA
- a CDS encoding DUF6429 family protein → MAEPEMDTELIDEAVLALLFLTLHKDRTSEPLWRAWKSFDWDAMARLHAKELIFDPVGQAKSVVLTQEGRRRCEEAYYRLFARRDRQA, encoded by the coding sequence ATGGCCGAGCCTGAGATGGACACCGAGCTGATTGACGAGGCGGTGTTGGCGCTGCTGTTTCTGACACTGCACAAAGATCGGACCTCAGAGCCGCTTTGGCGTGCGTGGAAGTCGTTCGACTGGGATGCGATGGCTCGCCTGCACGCGAAGGAGCTGATTTTCGATCCGGTTGGTCAGGCGAAGTCCGTCGTGTTGACGCAGGAGGGGCGGCGACGCTGCGAAGAGGCATATTATCGCCTCTTTGCCAGGCGGGATCGTCAGGCCTGA